The Prevotella herbatica genome contains the following window.
GTGGTGGATATGGTTACTATCTTGAGCATGCTGGAGCTGGAAAAGCTCCACGCCCTAATGAAGATGGATATCCTGCCTATATGAATTTTGTAGCGCAATATGCTAATAATGAAAAGGCACATAAATTATTCTATGACTATGTGAAATTCATAATAGGAAGAACTAATAGATATACAGGAAAGAAGTATACAGAAGATTCTGCTATCATGAGTTGGCAGATTGGTAACGAACCGCGAGCTTTTTCAGAGGAGGCATTGCCTGGTTTTGAGAAATGGCTTTCTGAGGCATCAGCCTTAATACGGCACTTGGACAATAATCATCTTATCAGCATAGGTTCTGAAGGTGCTTGGGGATGTGAGGGAAGTTATGATGTGTATGAACGTATATGTTCTGATAAGAATGTGGATTACTGTAATGTTCATCTCTGGCCTTATAACTGGGGATGGGCTAATAAAGACAGTCTTGATGAAGACTTGGCTAAAAGTTGTGCAAAAACAGAAGATTATCTTGATAAACATCTCGCAATTTGCAGACGAATAGATAAACCATTAGTAATGGAAGAGTTTGGATATCCACGAGACGGATTCTGTTTTTCTCCCAATTCATCAACTAAGAGTCGTGATGGATATTATAAATTTGTATTCTCATTGATATCTGAAAACGCAAAGGCTAAAGGAAACTTTGCTGGATGTAACTTTTGGGGATGGGGTGGAGATGCCAAACCGCAACATGAACAATGGCAGGTTGGTGACGACTACACTGGTGACCCCGCACAAGAACAGCAAGGATTGAATAGCGTGTTCATTACAGATAAG
Protein-coding sequences here:
- a CDS encoding glycoside hydrolase 5 family protein; protein product: MKKLLTILAAAFFSASVSANGGFVKVQNGHFIRDGKPYYYVGTNFWYGAILGSTGQGGNRKRLVRELDNMKKLGINNLRILVGSDGVQGIKTKVEPTLQKSPGEYNDTILAGLDYLMKELGKRKMVAVLYLNNSWEWSGGYGYYLEHAGAGKAPRPNEDGYPAYMNFVAQYANNEKAHKLFYDYVKFIIGRTNRYTGKKYTEDSAIMSWQIGNEPRAFSEEALPGFEKWLSEASALIRHLDNNHLISIGSEGAWGCEGSYDVYERICSDKNVDYCNVHLWPYNWGWANKDSLDEDLAKSCAKTEDYLDKHLAICRRIDKPLVMEEFGYPRDGFCFSPNSSTKSRDGYYKFVFSLISENAKAKGNFAGCNFWGWGGDAKPQHEQWQVGDDYTGDPAQEQQGLNSVFITDKSTLQLVKKYNLK